The Aeromonas encheleia genomic sequence GTGCAGCATGGTAAAGTGTGGTTTTTGGCCAGTGGAGCACAAGGAGCCGTAGTTTTGAGTAAAAATGCCGCAAAAGTAGGAGATATTGGGACAGATCATGATGGCTTTCACCCTACAGCCATCACCGCAGGGTCACCAGATGTGTTCATAGATGGGATTCCAGCTGCCCGAGTTGGTGATCCTCTAGCTCCTCATGACAAGCCAAATAATCCCCCTCATCCCCGTTCCATCGCTTCCGGCTCTTCTACGGTGCTAGTGAATGGAAAACCTCTGGCAATCACTGGTGGTGACGTTGATTGCGGTGGAGTAATCATTGGTTCAGGCACTGTCATAGTGGGAGACATGGCCCCATCAGGGCAATCAAGCTTCATTCCACGAGTAACTCCGTGGTTTGATACCCATGTTCGTCTACTTGGCTCTACTGGTGAGCCTCTAGCAGATTTCAAATTCACCTATACCGACAATGCAGGAAAAACACACCATGCCATGACTGGGTCTGATGGGGTAGCTACTGGTCTTGCCAAGTCACAGAAGCCACAAAAAATCACTGTTGAGGGTAATAATAAACACTGGCTCGCGAAGGGGAAATGATGAACAACATACTGACTACACCTCTTGAGGATTTTTTCATCACAGATATTCGTCTGAATACTGATAAAGATTTCTTGATTCCGTTGATTTTTACCTCATATCGTATCGCAGTTCGTGGGCAGTTTGGACTCTATTATCTTGGACATGCCGGTGTTCTACTTGTAAATGGTGCAACAGGTCAAACACGATACTATGAATATGGCCGTTACCCCGACCCAAAAGCATTCGAACCAGGTATTGTGCGAGGTAGCATTAAGCAACCAGTTGAGCTTGATAGCGGGATGATTGTTGAGAGCAGTTTTAAATCAACACTACATGAAATTTCACAAAGCCATGGTCAATCTAGTAACATTGCTGGTGTAGTAATGCGAGGCTATTTCTACGAAAAAGCTTTAGATTGGATTAATAAAAAGAGACGCGAAAACCATAGCCCAACCAAAGAGGGGTATGGGCTTTTCCAAAATAACTGTATGACGTTCGTTATTGATCTTGCAGAACACTTAGGGCTTGATACCTATTGGCGTCCACCGATTGTCGTCCCAACGTTATACGCAGAGCAGTTCCAGCTTCAATATACTGATTTGGACTACGATTTTAAGAATGATATCTTAGAGGTGTCAGAATGAATAGGTTATTCGTCATAACAAAAAAACTATACCACATCTTTTCTTTTTTATGTGTTCTTGGTGTGGTCTTGATTTTTATATTTTCAGTTGATATTCCCGTGTATGATGATGAACCGTTTACGGATGGGAATGGTATCACCTGGATAAAGAACAAGGGAGTAATAAATGGCTACAAAGTGATAGAATCGAAGCCAAGCACATACAACTTAAAAGTCTTTGAACTAGACAAGAATAAGAAACCTGTTGTTGTCGCCAATAGTGATTTTAAAGTTGACTTGCCATTAGTATCACCATTACAAGCTAGCGACTTCTCACTTTATGATGGTCAAAAGGTTCTGTTGAAAGCAAAATTAAAATTAAGATGATTACTTGCCATCATGAAAAAGCCCCCAACTAAGGGGGTTTTTCAACTTCTTTAGGTGGTGTGCTATCCCATCCCAAGTAGAAAGTATAAAAATCAACCTAGTTGATTAAGAACTAACACTGGCTCGCCTAGAATTTCGAAGATGCTTAGTGATTCATCAGTAACAACTATTTCGTTATACTTTTTATTATCACTGGTCAAGCTATACCCTTCAGAAACTATCTGCACTCTCTTGTATAAGTAGCTTCCCGCCTTACGCATAACAACTACTTTGCTATCCCTGAGCTCTTTCTGGCCCTGGTCTATGACTAGAACACTCATCACGCCAAACGTGGGCACCATCACATCACTGTCTACTAGTAGGGCTGCAAGACGGCCAGCATTCTCCTGGAGAGTCGGGAAGGTTTCTAAATCCAAAAAAAGGAATTCACTTTTATTCAAAAAAGGAATTTTAAGTATCCTGCCGCTCTCGGCGTCTCGATCTACAGCCAGAGCCCCCCCTCTAAATTCTTCACCTGTAGCCAGCCATTCCACTGAGACGTTCCCAGCCTTAGCGAGCAGCACAAGATTCTCTAGAGTAGGGCTAGAAACGCCCTGTAGGTAGTTATGGACAGTGCTATACCCAATGCCTGCCCTCTTAGCGAAGTCGCGGCCAGAGCCTGCCGGAACGATGGATTTAAGCCTCTCGCTGAATTGCAAAATGCTCTCTTTCTTATCAGTCATAGCGTCACCTATCACCACAACAAAAGGAACAAGAGATCCTTATTATGGTTTGACATGTTCCATATAATGATCAATCATGTGCTTAATGTAAGTAACGAGTGGTCATTATGAGTATTCATAATCCTGAAGAATCGCAGAAAAAGGAGCCGGATGCCAGCAGTAAGAGCTGGCATAGAGCAGACATACTCGCAGCCATAAAGAAGAAGGGAGGAACTCTGGCACAGCTATCGAGAACAAATGGCCTACACGAAAGGACACTGTATAACGCACTAGAACGACATTGGCCTAAAGGTGAGCGGATCATTGCTGAACATATCGGTGTAGCTGTCCATATTATTTGGCCTGATAGATATAAATGATTAGACGATCACAAAGGATAAATTATGGCAAATTATTTCACTATCGCTTGTCCACACTGCCGTAGCACAACCACCGTTCAGACTGGTATCGCTAAAAGTGGAACAGGCATTGGTCAATGCCGAAATTGTTCGAAGATCATTAAAGTTACCGTCGATGGAAAAGGTAATGTAATCAAAGTCTCTTGGGGAAAACTGCATTTACTAACTGGACTTAAGATATGGATAAAAACGAAAACCAGATCAATTGCATCTACTGTAATGAATTGATCGCAGCTAAAGCAAAAAAATGTAAGCACTGCGGTGAGATAATAGATCCCCAGATGCGAGACATTGAAAGACTCATGAGGGAAAAGAACAATTCCAATATAGTGGTTAGCAATAACAATAACTTACAAAATTCATCATCCCAAGCAAAAAAATTCCCACACATAGCCCACGGCATTATGGTTCTACTCACTGGGGGGATTTGGATTTTTGTCTGGATAATCCATTATATATTCAGAGACAAGAACTCATATTCATAATTTCAAAACTGTTCCCAATAGAGCACATATTGTGATAAAAATACTTTTACTCTCATTAACCATATCAGCATCGTGCAATGTATTAGCAACGACTGCCTCATCTGGTAAAATTGAGCCACCATTCAAGATTGGCAATGAGGTTGTGTGCCTAAAAGAAGTTCAGCAACACATGACCCCTTTCTTACAAAATTCCGAACAGGAAAGCGGTGTTAAGTATAAGTTCATCGTCAAATCTGGATTATCATACAATGAAATGGCAGGCCTACGCATACAAATAAACCGTGTGGATTCTGGGCTAGATGTTCGAGTGGCTGATATGGATTACTACTGGCTCCAAGAACGTGGAAGCATGTGCCAGCCAAGTTACTTAGTGCTTGATAGAACCGAAAGTTAATACTCAAATAGCAAAAGGATATGTGGTTACTTTTTCCACATATCCTTTTTCTTTAGATATCATCCCTGTTCAGCACTAATCATTTCCTTTTTGACACGAAACACGGTTGCTCTACCGCAGTCGCACAGCTTCGCGATCTCATCAGGTGTGTTCTTCCCAGCCAAGAGCATTTCAGTGATCTTGCTATGAAGTTCCTTGTTCTTCTGTTTTCCCTTGTATCGGCCAGCATCTTTAGCAATGGCTATGCCTTCATTACGTCTCGATGCGATCATGCCTCGCTCAAACTCTGCAACAGCCCCCATCATGGTTAGGATCAGACGACTTTGCGGGGAGTTGTCAAAGCTCATGCCGTTAGCCAGGAAGCGAACAACGATACCCCGTTCAACAAGGCTATCTATCATTTCCAGTAAGTCGCGGGTGTTACGTGCAAGACGGTCAATAGAATGGGCTACAAGGGTATCGCCTTCGCGGAGATGTGAAAGCAGGTTCAGCAGTTCTGGCCTTTCACTAGTAGACTTCCCTGATTCCTTCTCAGAAATGATCTTATCGCAAACAGGTTCCAAGACTGCTAATTGACGTTCAAGGCTTTGATCTTTTGTCGAAACTCTCGCATATCCAAAAATCATGTCTTACCCCTGTCTGCCATCAAGTATCGTTTAGATTGAATCAATGATACTGTATCATATAGATTCCTTCAACATATAAATGATACTAAACGAGACTCAGCAGAGCGGTATCACTAGGGAGTAGTCAAAAGAGATTTCTGTTTAGTGTCTTTTTCAACCCGGATCGCAAAAAAGATACGTGATTACCCATGATCCTCAGCCTCTGGTACGCAGGACTGCTATCAGGCCAGAAACAACTTCGAACGAGGTATTCCAACTGAAGTTTCGCACTCCATAGAGTCCATATCGAGAATCAGTAATTGCCATTTACTCAGGATGGTTGAGTTTAATGGGTTATCACGAAACGCTTTTCTGCTGTTGAGAGTTGGGATAGCCTTAAATCTGTAGAATGCCCTATTAAAAGTTATTTTAGGTAGGCTGATATGCTCTTTAATCAGTTGCTTGCACGTTCTGCGGTATTGGAGGAGCGACTAGCTGACTTCTTCTCGTTACCGCTGGTAAATGATTCCAGTCGTCTACAGGCTGCTAGGGCACTTGCTAGTCTTAGCTTTGAACATGCTCAAAGCTTGAAGTATCTAGTGGCAGCAGGCCTACATACATCTGCCGCAGCCCTACTTCGTGTGCAGTATGAGTCGCTGGTTCGTTCTCTTTGGGTGCTTTACGTTGCGACGGACAGCCAAGCTGAATTGATGCTCGCTGAGCTCACGCAGGATACTGCTAAGCAAGCCAACAAAATTCCGATGCTCAGCCAAATGCTAGAAGCAATCGAGGAGAAAGCACCACATGCACCAGTGGCTCATCTCAAGGAGTTCAAACATTACTCGTGGCGGCCTCTGAGCTCTTTTGTGCACGGTGGCATCCATGCAGTGAATCGTCATGGTAGGGGCTTCCCGCCGGAGCTGGTTCTGATGCAAATCCGACACTCGAATGGGCTGCTGGGGATTGCAGGTAATCTGCTTTTGATCCTAGCCGGCGTGCCAGCAGAGGCCGGTAAAATGGCTGGCATATATGCTGAGTTTCAAGACTGTTTTCCCCCGGCCGATTCACCTTACCCGCGAACCACTGAGCCATCTTACTAATTCACAGCTGAGGCTCGTGGGTAATCACGAAAAGATAAAGTATATCTTGACATTTTTCAAAAATGTCACATTAAATATTATTCCAGTGGCTCAGATGATTTTTGACTAGTGCAGATAAAAACAGGCTAATTTCTGTTCTGAGTATGAGATTCCTTAGACTTTCAGATTTCGTAGTGAAGGGGCTGGGGTTTGATCAGGGTCAGCCTTAAAGGCCAGTCAGCATAGGTCGAGAGAGTAATACTTGAGGGATTTATAAAATTAAGGTTGACACCGACAGCTTAATTATTATTTTTCTGAAAAAACGGCTCCATTTTTGCTATAATAGAAAAATCCAGAATTACAACGCTTCAAACTCTAGCAGCTTCCAGCTCTAGGGCATTGGTGTATTCTTAAAAATAAGATCCAAAAGGATGTATTTAGCTGAATAATACCATATGCAGTGCCATCTATATTTTCAGCTAATAAATATTTGAATAACTGAGAATGCAGTTACATTAAAGTCTATTTGGAATAACATCCATACAATAAAAAAAAAGGCAGAATACCTAACTAAAAGTATCCTGCTCTAGGAGATATGTTTTCTATAAAAACAATAATATCATAAAGTATTTATAGTTTCAGTTTCCCCAAAAAATCAAAACAATAAAAGGGGCATAGTATGTCAAAAGGAAAATTAAAATTTATCAGTAGTGATTGTGGTAGTGGTAAGACCAAAGCAATGGTTGAACTAATCAACAGTGACAAAGTTAAAACTATCGTAACTCAGAATACAATCAAGCTAATGGAACAAACCCATCAATACATAAAAGACTCAATCCTAATCTGTTCTACCAACGTTGGCTCTGATGAATGTGTGATGGATCGGGTGGTTGAGTTTTTAAAGAGCCCAACTCATAAAGTTCTGATCATCAGTGACAAGTCATTTAGTAATATCTCTGTGTCTCTTCTTCAAAGTTGGAGAATATTCGTTGATGATGTGACTACCTTTAGTGATTTCAAAAATATCAATGAAATTGATCCAGATATGAAGAAAATTGTTCAAAACAAGGTATTCAGTTCTGTTGAGGTCTTTGGTGATGATGCAAATTTCATTACTGCACAGAAGACTAACAACAAAGGGGACTTGCTTGTAAATCTAACTAAGTCATTCAGCATTGTTGAGAGTAATGATAAGTTCTTTATGAATAGTAGTTGGTTTCTTGAGGCTGAGAAAATTCAATTAGGTATTACTGCATTTCGTGATATGAGTAAGTATCTTGGTTTTGATATTACATTCATGGCAAACAACTTTGAGAAATCAACAGTCTATCTTGCTCACCCAGAATTGTTTGAGAAAATTAAATTAGAGGGACTCTCAACAAGAGTTATTCCAGTAAAAGAAAGACTAAAAGTGTTCTACTTCACCAAGAGAATTCTGAGTAAGACATGGAAAGATGCAAACCCCAATGAACTAAAGAAAGTTTATGATCACCTCAGCCATGAACTACCAGAAAAATATTATTGGACTAATAACAATTCTGATACATTATCTCTAAGTGGCACTAAGATTAGTCCAGATGCAAGAGGTATTAATTCTCTTCAAAGTTATGATACTTGTGTATGGCTTGCCTGTATGCGTCCAAACCCTGTTGACGTTATTCATAGCAAGTATGCTTTTGGAATTGATGGCGAGCAGTTAGTTGTTGCACGAGAGCATGAGAACATCTATCAATTTGTCAATCGTGGTGTTGTTCGTGATTATGATAGTTCTGAAATTCAAACTGTGTATGTGTTCAGTGAAGAACAAGCACTGAGTCTGGTGGATAAACCAGAGTATATTGATTTGGGTTTAGATAATAATGAACCAAAGAAGGTAGGGGCACCAGTGAAATTAGTAACTGTTCCCAATTCAGTTAACGCAAACATATCTAGATACAAAAAGGAGAATCCAACTCTTGAACAGTTCAGGGCGTGGGTATTAAAGAAGAAATGGGATGATGAAGTCAAAGAACTTGTAATTGAGAATTTCATGAAGAAAGTTAAGTGACATCGTTATAAAACCAATAATGTTAACTTTTAATGCCTTAATACTTATAGGGGTTTTTAGTTAACATTTTAGAGAGACGTGGAGTAATCAACCTTAGCGAGTGCCTAGAGGCCGAGCGACCCACTGACTTCGAGTGAAACGAGTTAGTCAGCCAACAAGCAAGCGAAGCGAGTGCGGGAGTTACTCCGAGAGAATATCCCCAGTTACTATTTGGAAGTAGTTCTTAATGTAGTATCCATCTATTGAATATCGAGTTATCCACTTCGTTACTAACTCTCAACTCGTTCAGCAATCCGAACAAGTCGGATTACTTCTCTTTGTTTTTTTAATTTTTAGTATTTCTATTAATGGAAACTCATTTTAATAAAAACTAGTTGGGCATATGAGGAACTGCAAGTTCCGAATAGGCGGAATGAATCGACGTAGGAGATTCAGACCTAAATTATAGTAATTCATCTTGAATAATTCTACTCACTTCCTTTACTTCGATCAGTCAGCTCATTGGAACTCGCAATTACTTCGAGATCTACAAGCTGTTCTCTTGTAATGGCTTCTCTTTTTTTGAGTCTACTTATATAGGGAAAAAATATTATCTCAATGCGATAGCAATACTCCATTCGTGCGATAACGACTGACCGAAGGGCGGAGGTGAAGCAGAACCCGACTTATACAATGGATCTCCATGTTGGTGTTTTGGCTGTGTGGACTGTAGAACCCTTTTCACTTGATTTATTCCTCTTGAAGTAAAGAGGCTAGGAAGATAGTATTTTAGAAGAATTAAATGGTGAGCCACTTTGTGTGGCTCACTCAGTTTGAGAGCTTGTGTTGAACCTTTTGATTCGTAAACAGTATTCAAGGCACTACAACCGATATACGTTTGACCTAAGCGTATGATTATTGGTGAATTTTATTGATGAATTCTAACCTGGTCAGGACCGGAAGGTAGCAGCCAAGGTGGGGGACTCGAGTGCCGGGATGTGGCTGGTGGGGCCACCACCTGTTTCTGAAAATCAATAAGTTACCTTCCAATTCCCCTTCAGACCTCTTGGTAATCCACTTTGTGTGGATGACTGATCGCATCTGCAATGCGTTTCTGGCTCAGTTCCCGATACATCAGTCCCTAAGACATTGCTTCCTTCGGAAGGTCGGCACACCTGCTGTCGTTGCCGACGGACATCAATATATCGCTCGGCACGCGGGATAGGCTGGCAGTCCAAAACAAGCTCGCCCAGTTATTTGTCTGTGCGCGTGCTCGCGTAAAACCCAGCCGTCATCTCTGCCATGGTTCCAGCCTCCGCCCCCTATGATGTGAACGTCCGGATTGTTGTGAGCAAGCGGCCGATCCTCTCTGGTATCTGCCGGTTCGGTGACATGTGTATCCCGGCCCAAGCGACTATGCAGGAGCAACAAGGGCGAACGAGCGCTGTTGAGCACCTTCAGCAACAGCTGAAAGCAGGCTTGCTCAGATGACAGCCCGCCGTGCGTACTCGATGAATGCCTTCAACTTGGACGGTTGATCATGCCGGCTGGGGTAGTACAGAGAGAAGCCTGGAAAGGTCGGCGAGAACGGTGCCAGGACTCGCGTCAGGCGCTTTGCCTTGATGTGTGGCAGGGCCAGCTGCTCAAAGGTGTAGGCGATCCCGACGCCTTCCAGTGCCGCCTCCGTACTGAACAGGGTGTCCGTGATGGTCAGGTTGCCCTTGACCTCGTACTCGACGATTTCCTCATTCACCTTGAACTCCCATTTGTGGATCGCGCCTGTTCCGGCGAAGCGGAAGCGGATGCAGTTGTGCTGCACGAGGTCGTCCGGATGGCTGGGCGCGGGGAAGCGCGCGAGATAATCAGGAGAGGCGACGATGGCGACTGTGATGGGGCCGCCAAGGGGAAGGGCGACCATGTCCTTGTGCAGATCTTCTCCCATGCGAATGCCCGCATCGAAACCCCGCTCGACGATGTCGACGAAGCCTTCGTCATTGGTCAGTTCAAGTTTCACGTTCGGATGCTCACGAAGGAAACCTGCCAACAGCGGTTGCAACACCATTGAGGTCGAAATGCGTGCGGCATTGATGCGCAATGTGCCGGTGGGTCCGCCCTGCAGGACGTTCAGCTCTTCACCCGCCACAATGACCTGACCGAGTGCCGGGCCGATGCGGGCAAGATAGTCCTCCCCAGCCTCCGTCAGGCTCACGCTGCGGGTCGTGCGATTGAGCAGGCGTACGCCGAGACGCGCTTCCAGCTGCCTGATCGCCTGGCTCAGCGCCGAAGGCGATACCTCCAGTTCGGCAGACGCGGCAGTGAAGCCGCGATGCTCCGCGACTTTCCAAAAGGCCATCAGGCCGTCGAGTTGATTGAGTTTCATATCTTGAAGCATAACTTCATATGGTGTGCAGGATTAAGCTATTTTTCTGCACTAATACGGCGCCTATAGTTGCCTTCACCGTGAAGGAGGCACCCATGAAAATCAATCCGCAAGATTGCCATGCCCTCGGGCCTCTTTCCCTCAGGTGTCAGCGTGATGGACCCCACGACGCCGAAACCAACATGCAAGTGAGAAGGCGCATCAGACCATTGATTATTGAGGAAAAGAAGACGATGAAAAACGTATTGATCATCAACGCACATCAGTTTTTTGAAGGCATCTCCGGCGGCAAGCTGAACAGCACCCTGGCAGGCGTCATCAGGCAAGAGATGGCAGCGCGCGGCTATGGGGTGAAGGAGACATATATAGAGCAGGGCTACGACGTTCAGGGCGAGGTCGACAAGCATCTGTGGGCAGATATCATCATCCTGCAATCGCCGGTCTTCTGGTTCGGCATGCCGTGGATCTACAAGAAGTATGTCGATGAGGTATTTACCGCGGGCATGTTCCAGCAGCGCTTCCTGTCGGGTGATGGCAGGACGCGCGAGGATCCGCGCAAGCAATATGGCTCTGGCGGCAAGATGCATGGCAAGCAGTACATGCTGTCGCTGACCTGGAATGCGCCGAGGGCGGCATTTGGCGATGCTGGGCAGATGTTGTTCGAGGGCAAGACGGTGGATGACGTCTTCGTCAGCAACACGGCCAACTACAGGTTCTGTGGCGTAGAGGTGTTGCCCTCCTTCTCGTGCTTCGATGTGATGAAGCAGCCGGATGTTGCAGGGGCTATTGAAGAGTTGCGTGGCCATCTGGATGCCATCCTTGATCCCGTGGCGAGCCCCCAGCCTCAGGTGCAGAGCAAGATGGACGAGGCACTCACATCTCCTTGACGACGTCGGATACTGGTCGACAACGAGGTGACGGTGACCGCTCAGTGGCTGGGCGTTCACCGTCTGCCTTGGCCTGTGATGTGCGATGAGCTGTCGCCACCAGTGACTACCGTACTGGCCAACCTCGCCAACCTCGCCAACCCCCTGCCACCCGGCGTATGCGTCAAGGATCTCGAAGGCTCAACAGGCGTCTCCTGGCCGACGACCAGGTTGTCATTGGCGTCGAAGTAAAGCCCGGGTCAGTCAACCAGGCTCCTTGGGCTGATGCTGGAAACATCCTGGGGCACCCTTGCGTCACCGTGAGCCCGCCTATCTTTCGTGGAGGGCTCTTCGTCAGTTAGCCGTCGCCTGGTACTCCTGTCTCTGTGACAGCTCGATCACCTGCTTATCGCTCCTTATCCGGGCATTGCATCCCCCGACTCCCCGAGCATGGGCAAGGCGCAGCTCCTCGGCACCGAGCACGAACTCCGGGTTGTCGGTGAGGCGCTCGACCGCCAGATCGATGAAGCTGCGTACCCGGGCGGGCTGGGCCGCGCGACTGCCGTAGTAGAGAAACAGGCTGTGCATCTGGGTCATGTGGTCGAGCAGCAGGGGAACCAGGCGACCGGCCCGGATGTGCGCCGCCGCAGTCGGCCCGGCGATCTGGCCTATCACTTCCCCCGCCAGCACGGCGCCCAGCTCGACGGTCTCGTCATTGGTGGAGAGCGCCGGGCGAACGAGATGATCCTGCATGCTCTCCCCAAGCTGCACATGCCAGGGAATAAGGTGGCCGGAGCCAGCATGACGAAACACGCTGCAACGGTGCACGCCCAGATCGTGCAGCGTGTGCGGCACCCCATGTTTGCGCAGATAGGTGGGGGAGGCGCAGATGATGAGCTGCAAGGGAAACAGGCGGCGTGCGATCAGCCCGTCCTGCGGCGAGAGCCCGATCCTAAGGCCCACATCGACTCGCTCCTCTACCCAGTTGCCGATACGGTCATCGAGCTGCACATCCGGCTGGACCTCGGGATAGAGCCGGCAGTACTCGTCCAGCACTGGGCCGATGATCATCTGCGCGACCGAGCGTGGCCCCACGATCCGCAGCGGGCCGGCGAATGCCTCCCGGGTCTGCCTCGCGGCTGACAACGCCTGTTGCAGGCCAAGCAGGGCGGGTTGGGCTGCCTCCAGAAAACGCTGGCCCTCTTCGGTCAACGACATGCTGCGGGTGGTGCGATGGAACAGCCTCACCCCGAGATAGGTCTCCAGTTGCCTCAGTGCCTTGCTGGCGGCCTGAGGGGAGATCTGCTGGGCCTCGGCGGCCTTGCTGAGGCTGCCCAGTTCCACCGTGCGCACGAAGGTGGTGATGGATCTCAATTCGCTGATCATGGTCTTTCTCGTCGATTTACATCATTTAGTTGTAACTGATTCATCCATTTGCCGTCTAGTTCGATGTTTATTGCCCATCTATAGTTCAGCTCATCGACAAGCCTCCCGGCATGAACCCAGACAGAGAGACGAGCAAGATGGACAATTTCAGCTTTTACAACCCGACCCGGATCGAGTTCGGCACCGGCAAGGAGCGCCTCATCGGCGAGATCCTGGCCCAGCACGGCATCAAGAAGGTGCTGCTGGCCTATGGCAGCGATCGCATCAAGGGCGATGGCCTCTTCGCCAGCGTGAGCGCCAGTCTGAACGAGCAGGGGATCCCGTTCGTGGCGTGCGGCGGCATCGTCAGCAACCCGCTCATCTCCAAGGTGCGTGACGCCATCGCCTTGGCGCGGGAACAGGAGGTCGACGCCATTCTCAGCGTCGGCGGCGGCTCCGTGCTCGACAGCGCCAAGGCCATTGCCGCAGGGGCCCTCTATCAGGGGGATGTCTGGGATCTGTTTGTCGGCAAGGGGCAGATCGAGGCGGCGCTGCCGGTGTTTGCCATCCTGACCCTGGCTGCCACCGGCAGCGAGATGAACAGCGGCGCCGTGGTGACCAACGATGACACCAAAGAGAAGTTTGCCATCAACTCGGTGCACACCTTCCCGAAAGTCTCCATCGTCAATCCGGCGCTGATGCAGACGGTCTCCCGCGACTATCTGGTCTACTCGGCGGCGGACATCATAGCCCACTCCATCGAGGGCTACTTCACCGCCAAGGTGCAGCCGAAAATTCAGTCCCGCCTGGTGGAGTCCGTCATCGCCACCGTGCTGGAGACCACTGAGCAGTTGCTGGCGGATCCCGCCGACTACAACGCCCGCGCCGAGTTCGCCTGGGCTGCGACCCTGGCATTGAACGGTCTGACCTATGCGGGTACTTCGGGTTTTGGCTACCCCAACCACATGATCGAACACGCGCTCTCCGCCCTGTTCAATGTGCCCCATGGCGCTGGCCTGTCGGTGGTGATGCCCGCCTGGATGAGGTGGTATCAGGGCCAGAATCCGGCTCAGTTCGAGCGCTTCGCCCAGCAGCTGTTTGGCTTGAACACCGCCGAAGAAGGCATTGCCGCCCTTGAGAAATGGTTCGACAAGATAGGCACGCCGACCCGCCTCTCCCAGCTCGGCATCACGGAGGCGGACCTGCCTGCCATCCTGGAGAACCTCAAGGGCAACGCCCGCTGGTTTGGCCTGGCTGAAACCTACACCCAGGACGTGCTGGCCACCATCCTTCGCAATGCCATGTGAGTGGCGGTGCCTCCAGGTCCTGCGTCAGGACTGAGCCGCGCGTCGCCAGCCATCACACCATGGCGCTCTCCAAGGAGAGCGCCTTTCAAGAAAAGGGATCCATCATGCAAACACGTACTTTGGGTAACAGCGGGCTGGCAGTGTCGGCCATCGGTCTGGGCTGCATGGGGCTGAGCTT encodes the following:
- a CDS encoding XRE family transcriptional regulator, which gives rise to MTDKKESILQFSERLKSIVPAGSGRDFAKRAGIGYSTVHNYLQGVSSPTLENLVLLAKAGNVSVEWLATGEEFRGGALAVDRDAESGRILKIPFLNKSEFLFLDLETFPTLQENAGRLAALLVDSDVMVPTFGVMSVLVIDQGQKELRDSKVVVMRKAGSYLYKRVQIVSEGYSLTSDNKKYNEIVVTDESLSIFEILGEPVLVLNQLG
- a CDS encoding helix-turn-helix domain-containing protein, with the protein product MSIHNPEESQKKEPDASSKSWHRADILAAIKKKGGTLAQLSRTNGLHERTLYNALERHWPKGERIIAEHIGVAVHIIWPDRYK
- a CDS encoding recombinase family protein; its protein translation is MIFGYARVSTKDQSLERQLAVLEPVCDKIISEKESGKSTSERPELLNLLSHLREGDTLVAHSIDRLARNTRDLLEMIDSLVERGIVVRFLANGMSFDNSPQSRLILTMMGAVAEFERGMIASRRNEGIAIAKDAGRYKGKQKNKELHSKITEMLLAGKNTPDEIAKLCDCGRATVFRVKKEMISAEQG
- a CDS encoding DUF6988 family protein is translated as MLFNQLLARSAVLEERLADFFSLPLVNDSSRLQAARALASLSFEHAQSLKYLVAAGLHTSAAALLRVQYESLVRSLWVLYVATDSQAELMLAELTQDTAKQANKIPMLSQMLEAIEEKAPHAPVAHLKEFKHYSWRPLSSFVHGGIHAVNRHGRGFPPELVLMQIRHSNGLLGIAGNLLLILAGVPAEAGKMAGIYAEFQDCFPPADSPYPRTTEPSY
- a CDS encoding LysR family transcriptional regulator; its protein translation is MKLNQLDGLMAFWKVAEHRGFTAASAELEVSPSALSQAIRQLEARLGVRLLNRTTRSVSLTEAGEDYLARIGPALGQVIVAGEELNVLQGGPTGTLRINAARISTSMVLQPLLAGFLREHPNVKLELTNDEGFVDIVERGFDAGIRMGEDLHKDMVALPLGGPITVAIVASPDYLARFPAPSHPDDLVQHNCIRFRFAGTGAIHKWEFKVNEEIVEYEVKGNLTITDTLFSTEAALEGVGIAYTFEQLALPHIKAKRLTRVLAPFSPTFPGFSLYYPSRHDQPSKLKAFIEYARRAVI
- a CDS encoding NAD(P)H-dependent oxidoreductase translates to MKINPQDCHALGPLSLRCQRDGPHDAETNMQVRRRIRPLIIEEKKTMKNVLIINAHQFFEGISGGKLNSTLAGVIRQEMAARGYGVKETYIEQGYDVQGEVDKHLWADIIILQSPVFWFGMPWIYKKYVDEVFTAGMFQQRFLSGDGRTREDPRKQYGSGGKMHGKQYMLSLTWNAPRAAFGDAGQMLFEGKTVDDVFVSNTANYRFCGVEVLPSFSCFDVMKQPDVAGAIEELRGHLDAILDPVASPQPQVQSKMDEALTSP
- a CDS encoding LysR family transcriptional regulator, which translates into the protein MISELRSITTFVRTVELGSLSKAAEAQQISPQAASKALRQLETYLGVRLFHRTTRSMSLTEEGQRFLEAAQPALLGLQQALSAARQTREAFAGPLRIVGPRSVAQMIIGPVLDEYCRLYPEVQPDVQLDDRIGNWVEERVDVGLRIGLSPQDGLIARRLFPLQLIICASPTYLRKHGVPHTLHDLGVHRCSVFRHAGSGHLIPWHVQLGESMQDHLVRPALSTNDETVELGAVLAGEVIGQIAGPTAAAHIRAGRLVPLLLDHMTQMHSLFLYYGSRAAQPARVRSFIDLAVERLTDNPEFVLGAEELRLAHARGVGGCNARIRSDKQVIELSQRQEYQATAN
- a CDS encoding iron-containing alcohol dehydrogenase, with amino-acid sequence MDNFSFYNPTRIEFGTGKERLIGEILAQHGIKKVLLAYGSDRIKGDGLFASVSASLNEQGIPFVACGGIVSNPLISKVRDAIALAREQEVDAILSVGGGSVLDSAKAIAAGALYQGDVWDLFVGKGQIEAALPVFAILTLAATGSEMNSGAVVTNDDTKEKFAINSVHTFPKVSIVNPALMQTVSRDYLVYSAADIIAHSIEGYFTAKVQPKIQSRLVESVIATVLETTEQLLADPADYNARAEFAWAATLALNGLTYAGTSGFGYPNHMIEHALSALFNVPHGAGLSVVMPAWMRWYQGQNPAQFERFAQQLFGLNTAEEGIAALEKWFDKIGTPTRLSQLGITEADLPAILENLKGNARWFGLAETYTQDVLATILRNAM